Proteins encoded within one genomic window of Amycolatopsis nigrescens CSC17Ta-90:
- a CDS encoding APC family permease has protein sequence MNRPVPARDGTSLAGNVLGVPGIVFLVLAAVAPLTGMVVIAAIGIAVGNGGGMVAAFLLATVVLLLFAVGYAQMSKVLTSAGGFYAFVVKGLGKTPGLIAGFVAMLGYNCFVAGAIGTSGFFTSTAIKDVFGLDLEWIFWSALSVVLVLLLSRRGIAVSAKVLGVSLILEVSILLIMDFSVLFRHGFSFAAFSPSVLFQGATGLALLFAANAFIGFEATALFGEEARDPRRTIPRATYIAIGFIGVFAAFTTWAVVSAIGAEQAQDVAAAHLSTGDLVLSVAQEYLGGPLTKLMLLLLVVSLFAALLALHNSATRYLYALGRVGVLPRPLGRTHPRNGAPRSASIAQLAFGSVVALVFWLAGLDPVADLTASMTGFGTLGILTLQLFAAVAILVHFRRTRDRRIVRTLLAPGLGAVGLGIIVTLAILNFPTLAGSSNGVVPLLPWLLVVVALAGLLVAGWLRRFRPSVYLALETDLERDPAEP, from the coding sequence ATGAACCGACCGGTTCCAGCGCGGGACGGCACGTCGCTCGCCGGGAACGTGCTTGGCGTGCCCGGCATCGTCTTCCTCGTGCTCGCCGCGGTCGCCCCGCTGACCGGGATGGTGGTGATCGCGGCCATCGGCATCGCGGTCGGCAACGGTGGCGGCATGGTCGCGGCCTTCCTGCTGGCCACGGTGGTCCTGCTGCTGTTCGCGGTCGGCTACGCGCAGATGTCGAAGGTGCTCACCAGCGCGGGCGGCTTCTACGCCTTCGTGGTCAAGGGGCTGGGCAAGACCCCGGGCCTGATCGCCGGTTTCGTCGCGATGCTCGGCTACAACTGTTTCGTCGCGGGCGCGATCGGCACGAGCGGCTTCTTCACCTCCACCGCGATCAAGGACGTCTTCGGCCTCGATCTCGAGTGGATCTTCTGGAGTGCGCTGTCGGTGGTGCTGGTGCTCCTGCTCAGCCGCCGAGGTATCGCGGTCAGCGCGAAGGTGCTGGGCGTCTCGCTGATCCTCGAGGTGTCGATCCTGCTGATCATGGATTTCAGCGTGCTGTTCCGGCACGGGTTCTCGTTCGCCGCGTTCAGTCCGTCCGTGCTGTTCCAGGGCGCGACCGGGCTGGCGCTGCTGTTCGCCGCCAACGCCTTCATCGGCTTCGAGGCGACGGCGCTGTTCGGCGAAGAGGCCAGGGATCCGAGGCGGACGATTCCACGGGCGACCTACATCGCCATCGGCTTCATCGGTGTGTTCGCCGCGTTCACCACCTGGGCCGTGGTCAGCGCGATCGGTGCCGAGCAGGCGCAAGATGTGGCCGCGGCGCATCTTTCGACCGGCGACCTGGTGCTTTCGGTCGCCCAGGAGTACCTCGGCGGCCCGTTGACCAAACTGATGCTGCTGCTACTGGTGGTCAGCCTGTTCGCGGCGCTGCTGGCGCTGCACAACTCGGCCACCCGCTACCTGTACGCGCTGGGGCGGGTCGGCGTGCTGCCGCGTCCGCTGGGACGGACGCATCCGCGCAACGGTGCGCCGCGATCCGCCTCGATCGCCCAGCTGGCCTTCGGATCGGTGGTGGCGCTGGTGTTCTGGCTCGCCGGCCTGGACCCCGTCGCCGACCTCACCGCGAGCATGACCGGCTTCGGCACGCTCGGCATTCTCACCCTGCAGCTGTTCGCGGCGGTGGCGATCCTGGTGCACTTCCGTCGGACCCGCGACCGCCGGATCGTGCGGACGCTGCTCGCGCCGGGGCTGGGCGCGGTGGGGCTCGGGATCATCGTGACGCTGGCGATCCTCAACTTCCCGACACTCGCCGGTTCGAGCAACGGCGTCGTCCCGCTCCTGCCGTGGCTGCTGGTGGTCGTCGCACTGGCCGGGCTGCTGGTCGCCGGCTGGCTGCGCAGATTCCGCCCGTCGGTCTACCTGGCACTGGAAACCGA
- a CDS encoding YbhB/YbcL family Raf kinase inhibitor-like protein, which produces MRSTSILLSALLITFAVSVSPAVASAADQSAFALSSTAFANGGVIPKVHECTSGGGNDPAKKNESPPLAWSDAPAEAKSYAIVMRDLDNANLIHWVIYDIPVSATSLPQNVEHAYQPSVPAGARQIYYRGSASLYGYQGPCSPSTVNTYEFVVHALNQASLTNLNSGSSTQTAARAITAASIGSARISGES; this is translated from the coding sequence GTGAGAAGCACCAGCATTCTGCTGTCTGCCCTGCTCATCACCTTCGCCGTCAGCGTCTCACCCGCCGTCGCGTCGGCGGCGGACCAGAGCGCGTTCGCGCTGTCCAGCACCGCCTTCGCCAACGGCGGCGTCATCCCCAAGGTCCACGAGTGCACCAGCGGCGGCGGCAACGACCCGGCCAAGAAGAACGAGTCCCCGCCCCTGGCCTGGTCGGACGCTCCGGCCGAGGCCAAGAGCTACGCGATCGTCATGCGCGATCTCGACAACGCCAACCTGATCCACTGGGTCATCTACGACATCCCGGTAAGCGCGACCTCGCTCCCCCAGAACGTCGAGCACGCCTACCAGCCCTCGGTCCCCGCGGGAGCGAGGCAGATCTACTACCGGGGAAGCGCGAGCCTCTACGGCTACCAGGGACCGTGCTCGCCATCGACGGTGAACACCTACGAGTTCGTCGTGCACGCGCTCAACCAGGCGTCGCTGACCAACCTGAACTCCGGCTCGTCGACCCAGACCGCCGCCAGGGCGATCACCGCCGCCTCGATCGGCTCCGCCAGGATCAGCGGCGAGTCGTAG
- a CDS encoding DUF397 domain-containing protein, which produces MDSGLVWRKSSYSGGTNGDCVEVALGSEAVAVRDSKSPSAGVLSFDRHSWRSFLRREATTRR; this is translated from the coding sequence ATGGATTCCGGGCTGGTGTGGCGGAAGAGCAGTTACAGCGGCGGTACCAACGGCGATTGCGTCGAGGTGGCCCTGGGCTCGGAAGCGGTGGCCGTCCGGGACTCGAAGAGCCCGTCAGCCGGTGTGCTGTCGTTCGACCGGCACTCCTGGCGTTCCTTCCTGAGGCGCGAAGCTACGACTCGCCGCTGA
- a CDS encoding helix-turn-helix domain-containing protein: MESTTRTRELGIALRGIREEADLTGDELAKMLGWSPSKVSRLEHGKRGPAEIDIALYVACCGVLREKLDEVLAIARDTDDGYWLRPHSQRLPDELHSLTVQEGIASGIFEFEPLVVPGLLQTKDYARAVFELVGLIPEEGIALRVHARMRRQPLLHRYNAPQFTWFIHEHALRTPVGGPVVMYEQVLHLLRVSEQPHVQVRVVPSAAGPYSVIGNGFRVVSYADHPSSAYAECQGAGIFFDRSADVTMYRQLLARLAVPAMDGEQSRQWLAHLASEYDRME; this comes from the coding sequence ATGGAGTCCACCACCAGAACAAGGGAACTCGGCATCGCGCTGCGCGGTATCCGGGAGGAGGCCGATCTGACCGGCGACGAGCTGGCCAAGATGCTCGGCTGGTCCCCGAGCAAGGTTTCGAGGCTGGAGCATGGAAAACGCGGCCCGGCCGAGATCGATATCGCCTTGTACGTGGCTTGTTGCGGTGTTCTGCGCGAGAAGCTGGACGAAGTACTGGCGATCGCGAGGGATACCGATGACGGCTACTGGCTCCGCCCGCACAGCCAGCGTTTGCCTGACGAACTCCACTCGCTGACCGTGCAGGAAGGTATCGCCAGCGGGATCTTCGAGTTCGAGCCGCTGGTGGTCCCAGGACTGTTGCAGACGAAGGACTACGCACGAGCGGTCTTCGAGTTGGTAGGACTTATTCCCGAGGAAGGCATCGCGCTCAGAGTGCACGCGCGGATGCGAAGGCAGCCTCTCTTGCATCGCTACAACGCGCCGCAGTTCACCTGGTTCATCCACGAACATGCCCTGCGAACCCCGGTTGGCGGGCCGGTGGTGATGTACGAGCAGGTTCTGCACCTCCTGCGAGTCAGCGAACAGCCGCACGTCCAAGTTCGAGTAGTACCTTCTGCCGCTGGTCCGTACAGCGTCATCGGCAACGGGTTCCGCGTGGTCTCCTACGCGGACCACCCGTCGAGCGCCTACGCCGAATGCCAGGGCGCTGGGATCTTCTTCGACAGGTCCGCGGACGTCACGATGTACCGCCAGCTCCTCGCCAGGCTCGCGGTACCGGCCATGGACGGTGAACAATCGCGGCAGTGGCTTGCACACCTGGCAAGCGAGTACGACCGTATGGAGTGA
- a CDS encoding fatty acyl-AMP ligase has translation MTALPGDVPEEVLRTSIVERLFARAADPRPLFTHQDHGHGMDHTVSWAEFVTRVREVAGTLRRVAEPGDRAAVLTGQDLNYPLAFFGALAAGLVAVPLMAPGSRAQRGRLAGVLADCDARVWLTSSAAAAKTREAGTPEQLVVVDELSGPGSDPLPVTPESPAYLQYTSGSTREPAGAVIPHRAISAACWQASRAYAVDEGTTCAGWIPFFHDMGLIQLLCLPVFAGARSVFMAPAEFVHRPARWLRQLADHPAVFTAAPNFAFDLAADAAEQAGDDLDLSGVRIALNGSEPVRPGTIARFQEVFGPRGFRPEAHRPSYGLAEATVYVASAGAEGPRGAVFDREALAQGRAIEVPDGQELISVGRPLGQRVRIVRDGAAQPEGQAGEIWIHGPNVATGYWGRGDTAVFGAELDGVRGWLRTGDLGVFHHGDLYITGRLKDLIVIDGRNFHPQDIEAVAGEAHPAVRRGRVAAFGVSDENGEGAVVAAEWTSDADADEKEVTRAVLRAVSREYDLTLRSVHLVPSGELPRTSSGKITRSAAKARYSRARG, from the coding sequence ATGACCGCGTTGCCGGGGGACGTGCCGGAAGAAGTGCTGCGCACCTCGATCGTCGAGCGGTTGTTCGCCCGCGCGGCCGACCCGCGTCCGCTGTTCACGCACCAGGACCACGGCCATGGTATGGACCACACGGTCAGCTGGGCCGAGTTCGTCACCAGGGTGCGGGAGGTGGCGGGCACCCTGCGCCGGGTCGCGGAGCCGGGTGACCGCGCCGCCGTGCTCACCGGCCAGGATCTGAACTACCCGCTCGCGTTTTTCGGCGCACTCGCTGCCGGCCTGGTGGCGGTGCCGTTGATGGCGCCGGGCAGCCGCGCCCAGCGAGGCCGGCTCGCCGGCGTGCTGGCGGACTGCGACGCGCGGGTCTGGCTGACGTCCTCGGCCGCCGCGGCGAAGACGCGCGAAGCCGGGACGCCCGAACAGCTCGTGGTGGTCGACGAGCTTTCCGGGCCAGGCTCCGATCCACTGCCGGTCACCCCGGAGAGCCCGGCCTACCTCCAGTACACGTCCGGGTCGACCCGGGAGCCCGCCGGCGCGGTGATCCCGCACCGGGCGATCTCCGCCGCCTGCTGGCAGGCCAGCCGCGCCTACGCCGTCGACGAGGGCACGACCTGCGCCGGCTGGATCCCGTTCTTCCACGACATGGGCCTGATCCAGCTGCTGTGCCTGCCGGTCTTCGCCGGCGCGCGGTCGGTGTTCATGGCGCCCGCCGAGTTCGTGCACCGGCCCGCCCGGTGGCTGCGCCAGCTCGCCGATCATCCCGCCGTGTTCACCGCCGCGCCGAACTTCGCGTTCGACCTCGCCGCCGACGCCGCCGAACAGGCAGGGGACGACCTCGACCTGTCCGGCGTGCGAATCGCGCTCAACGGCAGCGAGCCGGTCCGGCCGGGCACGATCGCGCGGTTCCAGGAGGTCTTCGGCCCGCGCGGGTTCCGCCCCGAAGCCCACCGCCCGTCCTACGGCCTGGCCGAGGCGACCGTCTACGTCGCGAGCGCGGGCGCGGAGGGACCGCGGGGTGCGGTGTTCGACCGCGAAGCCCTCGCGCAGGGCCGGGCGATCGAGGTGCCGGACGGCCAGGAGCTCATTTCGGTCGGCCGTCCCCTCGGCCAGCGGGTACGGATCGTCCGCGACGGCGCGGCGCAGCCCGAAGGCCAGGCCGGGGAGATCTGGATCCACGGCCCGAACGTCGCGACCGGTTACTGGGGCCGCGGCGACACCGCCGTGTTCGGCGCCGAGCTGGACGGCGTCCGCGGCTGGCTGCGCACCGGTGACCTCGGCGTCTTCCACCACGGCGACCTCTACATCACCGGCCGGCTCAAGGACCTCATCGTCATCGACGGCCGGAACTTCCACCCGCAGGACATCGAAGCGGTGGCGGGCGAGGCACATCCGGCGGTGCGCCGGGGCCGGGTCGCCGCCTTCGGCGTATCGGACGAGAACGGCGAAGGGGCGGTGGTGGCGGCCGAATGGACCAGCGATGCCGACGCCGACGAAAAAGAGGTCACCAGGGCCGTGCTCCGGGCCGTGTCCCGCGAGTACGACCTCACCCTGCGTTCGGTGCACCTCGTCCCGTCCGGCGAACTTCCGCGCACCTCCAGCGGCAAGATCACCCGGTCGGCCGCTAAGGCACGTTATAGTCGGGCCCGTGGTTGA
- a CDS encoding acyl carrier protein → MVDHPAEVVQVVSETFRLDPAGIERDALLEELGIDSKGRIKLLSALEIYYDVTIDLDQLDRFTDIRSVSEVLAEALGGKAGGSDERL, encoded by the coding sequence GTGGTTGATCACCCCGCCGAGGTCGTGCAGGTCGTCAGCGAAACTTTCCGGCTCGACCCTGCCGGCATCGAGCGCGACGCGCTGCTCGAGGAGCTGGGCATCGACTCCAAAGGGCGGATCAAGCTGCTGTCCGCGCTGGAGATCTACTACGACGTGACCATTGATCTGGACCAGCTGGACCGGTTCACCGACATACGTTCGGTATCCGAGGTGCTCGCCGAAGCGCTCGGCGGCAAGGCCGGCGGATCTGACGAAAGGCTCTGA
- a CDS encoding WXG100 family type VII secretion target, producing the protein MGTKWSDVKAVLDDPSVPPGAKTVLISSWMKTHPAPPPFMSDQEPEDIKKLRKEAEKYADSYNANPFVATDDVDGAYKAAKGAGDQASYNRREESKAVDKGNEKLDSAKAPGADGGGTEKSDELFDAAVPALKVFETFGSLLAKLPDDCRGTTRALDFEKDIKKPFDQQRGIIFRDFVDDAAHFKTGSTTVERTMKDTESQLNTLRQSWSGDGADAASDEYNEQILPKAKKLAETLNNAGETTLKTTTTVFELCKGKADAVIELHTDLVGRADFAMAQKVVAIASGEKSGVEDLAEIAGWMDVNFGSNLVETLNSQDGCCDDDEYKKAGQNLAKQWVQNQFNPDMWDRIYQGFVKTCEDTKELVDQAYDELDKVMGKVKNEFEGADKPPGDDKGGSGTGGSGGPGGGKGGAGGPDIPDINADGPGNGGGGQGDGSGGPGGGGSGTDGEGIPDVNSDGTGEGQGGPGDGKGGPGGGPEIPGGGSGAPGGGPGGPADGKGADGKGGGGGPVPPVPDVSSPSGGGPGGGSGPDSSKGDTAPSGSAPPPSSGDQEAAAEAAKKQEAAAAAEEAKKKAAEALGKSGGGSGPGGESLGGGSGPGGSPGGGSGPGGGTGSEGGDGKAAAEKAAEDAKKQEAAAAAEEAKKKASEALGKIGGELPGQDGDKPAGDKPGEGGDKPGQDNDKQGSDHKPGEDGKDGDSKDDEREVLKVKQGDKSFEMSEPDQDGKMDIKVGDGSGPAKEFKLDWPEDGEKPGADDGKPGEDGVHRPGPDGKIHVQDGDLKITAERPDGPNGPTVVTVDDGTGKPTTYTLGEEDSDGDKKSDGDKGSHEDKPSPASRPSGTEHQEPRPALTPHLTESDSGGNGGGGHGGGGGGPAVAAPFGDATAMPSDTPASLADGAHSGTGAHQPQPASSAFAPAATTAGGAPGQPVGGGAMPPMGGMGGGGGGANGGGDQERTNRAYRIEGEVFDQVNAPTGRITGSLLDDEELPVTRKR; encoded by the coding sequence ATGGGCACGAAATGGAGCGACGTCAAGGCGGTCCTCGACGACCCGAGCGTGCCTCCCGGCGCGAAAACCGTGCTGATCAGCAGCTGGATGAAGACACATCCGGCCCCGCCGCCGTTCATGTCGGACCAGGAACCGGAAGACATCAAGAAGCTTCGGAAAGAAGCCGAGAAGTACGCGGACTCGTACAACGCCAATCCCTTTGTGGCCACCGACGATGTGGACGGGGCCTATAAAGCCGCAAAGGGTGCCGGTGATCAGGCCAGCTACAACCGGCGCGAAGAGTCGAAGGCCGTCGACAAGGGCAACGAGAAGCTCGACAGCGCCAAGGCGCCCGGCGCCGATGGCGGCGGGACCGAGAAGTCCGACGAGCTGTTCGACGCCGCCGTGCCCGCGCTCAAGGTGTTCGAGACCTTCGGTTCGTTGCTGGCGAAGCTCCCGGACGACTGCCGCGGCACCACTCGCGCGCTCGACTTCGAAAAGGACATCAAGAAGCCGTTCGACCAGCAGCGCGGCATCATCTTCCGGGACTTCGTGGACGACGCCGCCCATTTCAAGACCGGCTCGACCACGGTCGAACGGACCATGAAGGACACCGAATCCCAGCTGAACACCCTGCGCCAGAGCTGGAGCGGCGACGGCGCGGACGCGGCATCGGACGAGTACAACGAACAGATCCTGCCCAAAGCGAAAAAGCTCGCCGAGACCCTCAACAATGCCGGTGAAACGACGCTGAAGACCACCACCACGGTGTTCGAGCTGTGCAAGGGCAAAGCCGACGCGGTCATCGAGCTGCACACGGATCTGGTGGGCCGCGCGGACTTCGCGATGGCGCAGAAGGTCGTCGCGATCGCCAGCGGCGAGAAAAGCGGGGTGGAAGACCTGGCCGAGATCGCGGGCTGGATGGACGTCAACTTCGGCTCCAACCTGGTCGAGACCCTCAACAGCCAGGACGGCTGTTGCGACGACGACGAATACAAGAAGGCCGGCCAGAACCTGGCCAAGCAGTGGGTGCAGAACCAGTTCAACCCGGACATGTGGGACCGGATCTACCAGGGATTCGTCAAGACCTGCGAGGACACCAAAGAACTCGTCGACCAGGCTTACGACGAGCTCGACAAGGTGATGGGCAAGGTCAAGAACGAGTTCGAAGGCGCGGACAAGCCACCCGGCGATGACAAGGGCGGGTCCGGCACCGGCGGCTCGGGCGGTCCCGGCGGCGGCAAGGGTGGTGCCGGCGGCCCGGACATCCCCGACATCAATGCGGACGGCCCCGGCAACGGCGGGGGTGGCCAGGGCGACGGCTCGGGCGGACCTGGCGGCGGCGGTTCAGGCACCGACGGCGAGGGGATCCCCGACGTCAACTCGGACGGGACCGGCGAAGGCCAGGGCGGACCCGGCGACGGCAAAGGTGGACCCGGCGGCGGCCCGGAGATCCCCGGCGGTGGCTCAGGCGCACCAGGTGGTGGTCCAGGTGGTCCCGCTGATGGGAAGGGCGCTGACGGAAAGGGCGGCGGTGGCGGCCCGGTTCCCCCGGTCCCGGACGTGTCCTCGCCATCAGGCGGCGGGCCCGGCGGGGGCTCCGGGCCGGATTCGAGCAAGGGTGACACCGCGCCATCGGGCTCGGCTCCGCCGCCGTCCTCCGGCGATCAGGAAGCAGCGGCCGAGGCGGCGAAGAAGCAGGAAGCGGCCGCTGCCGCCGAAGAGGCGAAGAAGAAGGCCGCCGAAGCGCTGGGGAAGTCCGGCGGCGGCTCGGGCCCCGGCGGCGAGAGTCTCGGCGGCGGTTCGGGTCCCGGTGGCAGCCCTGGTGGCGGTTCGGGTCCCGGTGGCGGCACCGGGTCGGAGGGCGGCGACGGCAAGGCGGCCGCCGAGAAGGCCGCCGAAGACGCAAAGAAGCAGGAAGCGGCGGCCGCCGCGGAAGAGGCGAAGAAGAAGGCGTCCGAGGCGCTGGGCAAGATCGGCGGCGAGTTGCCCGGCCAAGACGGCGACAAGCCGGCCGGCGACAAACCCGGTGAAGGCGGCGACAAACCCGGCCAGGACAACGACAAGCAGGGCAGCGACCACAAGCCCGGCGAAGACGGCAAGGACGGCGACTCCAAGGACGACGAACGCGAAGTCCTCAAAGTCAAGCAGGGCGACAAGAGCTTCGAGATGTCCGAGCCGGACCAGGACGGCAAGATGGACATCAAGGTCGGTGACGGTTCCGGACCCGCCAAGGAGTTCAAGCTCGACTGGCCCGAAGACGGGGAAAAGCCAGGGGCGGACGACGGGAAGCCGGGCGAGGACGGTGTCCACCGCCCCGGCCCGGACGGCAAGATCCACGTCCAGGACGGCGACCTGAAGATCACCGCCGAACGACCCGACGGCCCGAACGGCCCGACGGTCGTCACCGTCGACGACGGCACCGGCAAGCCGACCACCTACACCCTCGGCGAGGAAGACTCCGACGGGGACAAGAAATCCGACGGCGACAAGGGCTCCCACGAGGACAAGCCGTCGCCGGCCTCCCGCCCTTCCGGAACGGAACACCAAGAGCCTCGTCCCGCCCTCACCCCGCACCTCACCGAAAGTGACAGCGGCGGCAACGGCGGCGGTGGCCACGGCGGCGGTGGCGGCGGCCCAGCGGTCGCAGCGCCCTTCGGCGACGCGACCGCGATGCCGAGCGATACGCCGGCATCGCTGGCCGATGGCGCCCACAGCGGGACGGGGGCGCACCAGCCGCAGCCCGCGTCCTCGGCGTTCGCGCCCGCGGCCACGACGGCGGGCGGGGCCCCTGGGCAGCCGGTCGGTGGTGGCGCGATGCCACCGATGGGCGGCATGGGCGGCGGTGGCGGCGGCGCGAACGGCGGCGGCGATCAGGAGCGCACCAACCGGGCATACCGGATCGAGGGCGAAGTGTTCGATCAGGTCAACGCGCCCACCGGCCGGATCACCGGTTCCCTACTGGACGACGAGGAGCTGCCGGTCACCCGCAAGCGGTGA
- a CDS encoding NB-ARC domain-containing protein, translating into MVGAGPRNEFSGSAVQVVQAGSIGTVTFAAPELPPVVPAQVQPPPEGFVDRNEQRRLLRELAELTDPSRKSPVVVVVGRTPGVGKTALLRMAAAELAGLFPDGVLHAAFGPEGDSPAAALGRVLAGLRVPEALVPAGFEPRVDLYRSLTKKSRIMVVLDDVTEAAQVNALLPNSGAAMVLVAGNRALEELVVHGAVPVTLDPLTIEDGIALLSGMCQDDRVGKSKKDSATLVELCGGLPFALRVAGAYLAVRPNRSVGRLTSELRAGAGSGVLDRMLTVFDTVYHALPDRLRSLYRALGVLVGAHFGAEVLAAVRGRPVTEVSADLDQLCLSGLLDELPDGTYGMHRLVRGHALRVAEEEDSEDLRISMLARAVDWWLLGATAADVAATGTQRLRIADPVRLLGTDPVPLDRRAALDWFDRELANILAAMEAAAARAWHDRVWQLFEALFAFLDARRPLDLWVRAAQLAVTSAELAENPAAEARCRCLLGKAYQEWGRYPEAGAELDRARELAARCDDRLQASTFDFTGNLALRERNPAAALEWFRAALDINIRLGTGRGTAMQTSFVGRALAALGEVDEAIATFAGARGLAEAAGEPSLVPRILLDTARTHLDAGDLADAGRVLADANDRATEQDLTALQADIAKHRATVAERTGDHQQARTYRHQAAAIYERMGSPKAARILAGLREDEDLH; encoded by the coding sequence ATGGTCGGTGCGGGGCCGCGCAATGAGTTCTCCGGATCCGCCGTGCAGGTGGTGCAGGCCGGGAGCATCGGGACGGTCACCTTCGCCGCGCCTGAGCTGCCGCCGGTGGTGCCGGCGCAGGTCCAACCGCCGCCGGAAGGCTTTGTGGATCGCAACGAGCAGCGCAGGCTGCTGCGCGAGCTGGCGGAACTGACCGATCCGTCCAGGAAAAGCCCGGTCGTCGTGGTGGTGGGGCGTACCCCGGGTGTCGGGAAGACCGCGCTGCTGCGCATGGCGGCCGCGGAACTGGCCGGGCTGTTCCCCGATGGCGTGCTGCACGCCGCGTTCGGGCCGGAAGGAGATTCACCTGCCGCCGCGCTGGGACGGGTGCTGGCCGGGCTGAGGGTGCCGGAGGCGCTGGTCCCGGCAGGCTTCGAACCGCGGGTTGATCTGTACCGGTCGCTGACGAAGAAATCCCGGATCATGGTCGTGCTCGACGATGTGACCGAGGCGGCGCAGGTGAACGCGCTGTTGCCGAACTCCGGTGCGGCCATGGTGCTGGTCGCCGGGAACAGGGCGCTGGAAGAGCTGGTGGTGCACGGCGCCGTGCCGGTGACGCTGGATCCGCTGACCATCGAGGACGGTATCGCGCTGCTCAGCGGTATGTGCCAGGACGACAGGGTTGGTAAGTCCAAAAAGGACAGTGCGACGTTGGTCGAGCTGTGCGGGGGCTTGCCGTTCGCGCTGCGGGTCGCGGGGGCGTATCTCGCGGTCCGTCCCAACCGCAGCGTGGGCCGGTTGACCAGCGAGCTGCGTGCCGGCGCGGGCAGCGGAGTTCTCGACCGGATGCTCACCGTGTTCGACACCGTCTACCACGCCCTGCCGGACCGGCTGCGGTCGCTCTACCGGGCACTCGGTGTGCTGGTCGGTGCGCATTTCGGGGCCGAGGTGCTCGCCGCCGTGCGGGGCCGCCCGGTGACCGAGGTCAGCGCCGATCTCGACCAACTGTGCCTGAGCGGGTTGCTCGACGAACTGCCGGACGGGACGTACGGAATGCACCGTCTGGTCCGGGGGCACGCCTTGCGCGTTGCCGAGGAGGAGGACTCCGAAGACCTGCGGATCTCGATGCTGGCCCGTGCGGTCGACTGGTGGCTGCTCGGCGCCACGGCCGCCGACGTCGCCGCCACCGGGACACAACGGCTGCGCATCGCCGACCCGGTTCGCTTGCTGGGCACCGATCCTGTGCCGCTGGACCGGCGCGCCGCGCTGGACTGGTTCGACCGGGAGCTGGCCAACATCCTGGCGGCGATGGAGGCCGCCGCCGCGCGAGCCTGGCACGACCGGGTATGGCAGCTGTTCGAGGCTCTGTTCGCCTTCCTCGACGCCCGACGGCCACTCGACCTCTGGGTTCGTGCCGCGCAGCTCGCGGTAACCTCCGCGGAGCTGGCCGAAAATCCCGCCGCCGAGGCGCGGTGCCGCTGCCTGCTCGGCAAGGCGTACCAGGAGTGGGGCCGCTATCCGGAGGCGGGAGCGGAACTGGACCGCGCCAGGGAACTCGCCGCTCGATGTGACGACCGGCTGCAAGCGTCCACTTTCGACTTCACCGGCAATCTCGCGCTGCGCGAGCGAAACCCCGCCGCCGCGCTCGAGTGGTTCCGCGCGGCACTCGATATCAACATCCGTCTCGGTACCGGCCGCGGTACCGCGATGCAGACCTCGTTCGTCGGGCGCGCGCTCGCCGCCCTCGGCGAGGTCGACGAAGCGATAGCGACCTTCGCCGGCGCACGAGGTCTGGCCGAGGCGGCGGGTGAACCGAGCCTGGTGCCGAGAATCCTGCTCGACACCGCGCGAACGCACCTCGACGCTGGCGACCTGGCCGACGCCGGACGAGTGCTCGCTGACGCCAACGACCGTGCCACCGAGCAGGACCTCACGGCCCTGCAGGCCGATATCGCCAAACACCGGGCGACGGTCGCCGAACGCACCGGCGACCACCAGCAGGCCAGGACCTACCGGCACCAGGCGGCGGCGATCTACGAGCGGATGGGCAGCCCGAAGGCGGCCCGCATCCTCGCCGGCCTGCGCGAGGACGAAGACCTCCACTAG